In Actinomadura citrea, a single window of DNA contains:
- a CDS encoding type ISP restriction/modification enzyme, which produces MASVPEWLERAVADFARACQERLAGGAGGAEAAIRSPLEQLMREAGAQFGLDVVMHGEAPLADLGVRLDYAVRVNGAVTGYLEVKRPGTSLDPEGFRGHNHRQWNRLKKLPLLIYTNGNEWRLYKSGRLVEKANLDGNLEAPGHPILISDSALERILIDFLRWTPPPIVSVDDLVETVAPLCRLLRQFVVDQMALEKKAVREGADEWRQPFSGLARDWRSLLFPTVSDTVFADYYAQTLTFSLLLARSEGIDVAGADMNAISVQLRAGQTHELMGKALQLLTESATDQLSDLLDLLRRVIGAVDWHRVRRGERDAYLHLYESFLNMYDPELRQNSGVYYTPREVVDSMVRLTGEILANRLNTPDKFLAPTVTTVDPAMGTGTYLHAIIEQTAQQVTDRQGPGSVPSAISSLAERLMGFEKQMGPYAVAEMRAVDLMRSYNAKLPQHGMHMYVTDTLDDPFVAVPSIASAYEPIARSRRRANDVKGKIPVTVVIGNPPYRRAAEGQGGWAESGGCGRRAPLDRFRMTGNGRMEYVLKSQYIYFWAWATWKVFESLDNGHHGVVAFITPAGYLKGPGFKGMRRYLRQTCSEGWVINVTPEGMEPDVSTRVFPGVRQTLAIGIFVRRRTGVDSDTPADLYFSEVTGQRDDKYRRLKNISITDSSWRHIRNDWDAPFTPTSESSWDDYPALGDLFPWTTTGITSNRRWVYAPSPDILRRRWAVLVGERNPTRKSVLLKRTVDRDIDSKVEPLNGYLPNPKNLREETEPCPEPRRVAYRFLDRQWIIPDRRVIDRPRPNLWAAEVRGQVFISEQHSQPIGPGPAVTFAGLIPETHHFKGSEGGRVIPMMHPDGSGNVAPSLLQALGREYGKSVSVEELTAYIAAVVSHPLFTTRFLDELQTPGVRVPITRTSKLFDQAVHLGQELLWAVTYGATAADIDQGRPPNAIAFSSGDARRIVNVSSMGDRLPEHISYDEAAQIVHVGKAGFGPVTRLMWDYSVSGMRVIKHWFGYRKAEPGGRRTSPLDDIYIDRWPYEWVQEFNELLTALRRIVDLEEAQALTLEAILNGPVITAGELARAGVRFPRTDRERQPRANHM; this is translated from the coding sequence ATGGCTTCGGTACCCGAGTGGCTTGAGCGCGCTGTGGCGGACTTTGCCAGGGCTTGCCAGGAGCGACTTGCTGGAGGTGCGGGAGGAGCCGAGGCAGCGATCCGCAGCCCTCTGGAACAGCTAATGCGGGAAGCCGGAGCGCAGTTCGGCTTGGACGTTGTCATGCATGGAGAAGCCCCGCTCGCAGATCTTGGAGTGCGCCTCGACTATGCGGTCCGAGTTAATGGCGCGGTGACTGGATATCTTGAGGTCAAGAGGCCTGGAACCTCGCTGGACCCAGAAGGTTTCCGGGGTCATAACCACCGTCAGTGGAATCGCCTGAAAAAACTTCCGCTTTTGATCTACACTAACGGTAATGAGTGGAGACTCTACAAGAGTGGACGCCTTGTGGAGAAGGCTAATCTGGACGGGAACCTGGAAGCTCCCGGGCACCCGATTTTGATCTCTGACTCTGCGCTGGAACGGATTCTGATCGATTTTCTGCGATGGACTCCTCCTCCCATCGTCTCGGTAGATGATCTGGTAGAGACTGTAGCGCCACTCTGTCGATTGCTGCGTCAATTTGTCGTTGACCAAATGGCCTTGGAGAAAAAAGCCGTCAGAGAAGGCGCGGACGAATGGCGGCAGCCGTTCAGTGGTCTAGCCAGAGATTGGCGCAGTCTACTATTTCCCACTGTGTCCGATACCGTCTTCGCTGATTATTATGCACAGACATTGACGTTTTCTCTGTTGCTTGCTCGAAGCGAGGGTATCGACGTCGCTGGCGCGGACATGAATGCAATCTCAGTCCAATTGAGAGCAGGTCAGACGCACGAGCTCATGGGCAAGGCCTTGCAGTTGCTGACTGAGTCCGCGACAGATCAACTTTCCGATCTCCTGGACCTACTCCGCCGCGTTATCGGTGCCGTTGATTGGCACCGAGTTCGTCGTGGAGAACGAGACGCCTACCTTCACCTTTATGAGTCGTTCCTAAATATGTACGACCCTGAGCTCCGCCAGAATAGCGGCGTATACTATACGCCACGTGAAGTTGTCGATTCGATGGTCCGTCTCACGGGCGAAATTCTGGCTAATCGATTGAACACACCAGACAAGTTCTTGGCGCCCACAGTTACGACAGTCGACCCGGCGATGGGTACCGGCACCTACCTCCATGCGATAATAGAGCAAACTGCACAGCAGGTCACTGACAGGCAAGGTCCTGGCTCTGTCCCCTCCGCGATCAGTAGTCTGGCAGAGCGACTAATGGGATTCGAAAAACAGATGGGTCCTTATGCAGTTGCAGAAATGCGAGCGGTTGACCTCATGAGATCGTATAATGCCAAGCTGCCGCAGCATGGAATGCATATGTACGTGACCGACACTCTTGATGACCCTTTTGTTGCGGTGCCCTCAATAGCATCTGCCTATGAACCAATCGCGCGCTCTCGCCGGCGCGCTAACGATGTTAAGGGAAAAATTCCGGTAACCGTAGTTATTGGCAATCCACCTTATCGGAGGGCTGCTGAAGGCCAGGGTGGCTGGGCAGAATCCGGAGGATGTGGCAGAAGGGCACCTCTTGATCGCTTTCGCATGACTGGAAACGGTCGCATGGAATATGTCCTAAAGAGCCAATACATTTATTTTTGGGCATGGGCAACTTGGAAGGTGTTCGAAAGTCTAGATAATGGCCACCATGGCGTGGTGGCATTCATCACTCCAGCTGGATACCTCAAGGGTCCTGGATTTAAAGGGATGAGAAGATACCTGCGTCAAACTTGCAGCGAGGGTTGGGTAATAAATGTCACTCCTGAAGGCATGGAACCCGACGTGTCTACTCGAGTATTTCCCGGCGTGAGACAGACGTTGGCCATCGGAATTTTCGTTCGCCGTCGAACTGGAGTCGACTCGGATACTCCTGCTGATCTGTACTTCAGCGAAGTCACTGGCCAACGTGATGATAAGTATCGACGACTCAAAAATATCTCTATAACGGATTCTTCGTGGCGTCACATTCGCAATGACTGGGACGCACCTTTTACGCCCACGTCAGAGTCGTCTTGGGACGACTATCCAGCTCTCGGCGACTTGTTCCCTTGGACGACTACCGGGATTACGAGCAATCGTAGGTGGGTTTATGCTCCGTCGCCAGATATTCTGCGACGAAGGTGGGCCGTTCTTGTTGGAGAGAGGAACCCAACTCGAAAATCAGTTCTGCTGAAGAGAACCGTTGATCGCGACATTGACTCAAAGGTAGAACCTCTCAATGGGTATCTTCCTAACCCAAAAAATCTGCGGGAAGAAACCGAGCCCTGTCCGGAGCCACGTCGGGTGGCGTATCGTTTCCTTGATCGGCAATGGATAATACCGGATCGTCGAGTTATCGACCGCCCGCGTCCGAACCTTTGGGCCGCAGAGGTGCGAGGTCAGGTCTTCATCAGTGAACAGCACTCACAGCCAATTGGGCCCGGCCCGGCGGTCACGTTTGCCGGCCTGATTCCGGAGACGCACCATTTCAAAGGAAGTGAAGGTGGTCGAGTCATTCCTATGATGCACCCGGACGGGTCGGGGAATGTCGCTCCCAGCCTGCTCCAAGCGCTTGGTCGTGAGTACGGAAAGTCTGTCAGCGTGGAGGAGTTGACTGCCTACATCGCTGCCGTCGTATCGCATCCGCTTTTCACGACCCGATTCCTTGATGAGCTCCAAACGCCTGGTGTACGAGTGCCGATAACTCGTACGTCAAAGCTGTTCGATCAGGCGGTTCATTTGGGGCAGGAACTGCTCTGGGCAGTCACCTACGGTGCTACGGCAGCTGACATTGACCAGGGGCGCCCCCCTAATGCGATCGCCTTTTCTTCAGGTGACGCACGGCGCATTGTCAACGTTAGTTCTATGGGAGATCGGCTACCTGAACACATTTCATACGACGAGGCAGCCCAGATCGTTCACGTCGGTAAAGCTGGCTTCGGTCCTGTCACTCGCCTCATGTGGGATTACTCTGTCAGCGGAATGCGAGTGATCAAACACTGGTTCGGCTATCGCAAAGCTGAGCCTGGCGGGAGGAGAACCAGTCCGCTGGATGATATCTATATTGATAGATGGCCTTATGAGTGGGTGCAGGAGTTTAATGAACTTCTGACTGCGCTGCGTCGGATAGTAGACCTTGAGGAGGCGCAGGCGCTAACCCTGGAGGCGATTCTCAATGGTCCTGTCATCACTGCTGGTGAACTAGCTAGAGCGGGAGTTCGATTCCCCCGTACAGATAGAGAGCGGCAGCCTCGCGCAAACCATATGTAA
- a CDS encoding Eco57I restriction-modification methylase domain-containing protein, with translation MPPRGRRPKAPSIADQHAAWVRLLPTEGPFIAVPVLAAVFEQGLDTVPAAVMDRLRHAWKEVQDAPDLLNAAWCDFVLREVLRLTSGVIAEGAALPGALRPAPGDHRARPDGVLYGPDGKGGRAERLLLYRRPWTEALDKPGRLAIGTPVEHAADLCRRRGTPLALLTNGRSWTLVHARPNEPATIAKFDADLWLEETDLLRAFVTLLSAQRVLAPATAPDGGHSTSLAALFARSAEAQAEITTTLGGQVRDAVELLVAEMGQLDRAVEGRLLAGVEPREAYRSALVVMMRLVFLLYAEEARLMPVGTRLYDLSYSVSKLFDQLEDDRSRHGPGVGDRRSAAWPRLIAIFRAVHGGSQHDAMRIPPYGGRLFDPERFPWLEHLPVSDLVVHAVLEALLFLKKRGERLSYKGLGVEQIGHVYEGLLEFSCTITGEPYVRLIGKQEAKVPLSALEAAAEGEDSFKDWLAQRSGATASQLTRALAAEPAQADVGRLDAACDNDHDLAARAVRFWGLYEKDLRGRPAVYPAGSLIISRVGDRRATGTHYTPRELADEVVEHTLAPLCFSPGPAQGAEPTVWRARSADELLELKVLDPAMGSGAFLVSACRYLAERVMDAWGRDGLPEDVRTAVGPGYDREDLVLEARRRVAARCIYGVDRDEMAVELAKLSMWLVTLAKDKPFSFLDHALRTGDSLVGLTSIDQLLAFHLDPQEGYRVNSRLTNTLTDTTQVIVEQVERLRREIEAEPVRDAVHGEELARKLALADSLVDDLRFAADAVVAAALTAAIDKKQNRRPHWEDADGREEDYYERRLARLAEDVETSLAGVAAALRSLEGGNLDPAEYGLRLDALLHQWAGSADLIALQEQSERASKEVRDLITPMLQGSRKEPIRPLHWPLEFPEVMGRGGFDAVVGNPPFIGGQKLTGSIGEDVREYLVQWIAREQRGSADLCSYFLLRDLDLAPQGRTGIIATNTIAQGDTREVGLDQAAEWNWDIYRAVKSQPWPGTASLEVSLVWEGHASKDETRVLDGNKVPAITTSLDPISRVTGKPHRLAANKGQAFIGSYVLGKGFVLTREEAESLIEENPENRQVIFPYLTGEDLNQNPHSQASRWVIDFRDWSIEQASSYPQAFQILEEKVKPERDQVRYSSRARTYWWQYERRRAELYERVSSTQEVIAIALVSRLVMPTLVSSRQIFSHKLCIFPTSDHGRLALLSSVFHSSWAWQWSSTMKADLNYSPSDAYETLPQPSLTARMADAARSLISYRTTVINTRNIGLTSLYNALNSPSNQDPDIAHMRRLHAQIDEAVLDAYALDEERDPKIRSSEMQTASVSLPSWRDIDLAHGFYETRQGERFTINPQAQLDVLDKLLALNYHRHKYERDSGQRVTVKRTGKRGSSPKNSNHTQPPIEDGLFAPPDTLF, from the coding sequence ATGCCGCCGCGCGGAAGAAGGCCGAAGGCCCCGTCCATCGCCGACCAGCACGCCGCTTGGGTCCGGCTGCTGCCCACCGAAGGCCCGTTCATCGCCGTCCCCGTCCTCGCGGCGGTATTCGAGCAGGGACTGGACACGGTCCCCGCGGCGGTGATGGACCGCCTGCGGCACGCGTGGAAGGAGGTCCAGGACGCACCGGACCTCCTCAACGCGGCCTGGTGCGACTTCGTCCTGCGGGAGGTTCTGCGCCTCACCAGCGGAGTCATCGCCGAGGGCGCGGCGCTCCCGGGCGCGCTGCGCCCCGCGCCCGGAGACCACCGGGCCCGGCCGGACGGCGTGCTCTACGGCCCCGACGGCAAAGGCGGCCGGGCAGAACGCCTGCTCCTTTACCGGCGCCCCTGGACCGAGGCACTGGACAAGCCGGGACGACTAGCCATCGGCACGCCCGTCGAGCACGCGGCCGACCTGTGCCGCCGCCGGGGCACTCCCCTGGCGCTGCTGACCAACGGCCGGTCCTGGACGCTCGTGCACGCGCGGCCCAACGAGCCCGCGACCATCGCGAAGTTCGACGCCGACCTGTGGCTGGAGGAGACGGACCTTCTGCGCGCGTTCGTGACGCTGCTGTCGGCGCAGCGCGTCCTCGCCCCCGCGACGGCACCGGACGGCGGCCACTCCACGAGCCTGGCGGCCTTGTTCGCCCGCAGCGCCGAGGCGCAGGCGGAGATCACCACCACTCTCGGCGGCCAGGTGCGCGACGCGGTCGAACTGCTTGTCGCCGAGATGGGGCAGCTCGACCGGGCGGTGGAAGGCCGCCTACTCGCGGGTGTGGAGCCGCGCGAGGCCTACCGCAGCGCCCTCGTCGTCATGATGCGGCTGGTGTTCCTCCTGTACGCCGAGGAGGCCCGGCTGATGCCGGTCGGGACCCGGCTGTACGACCTGTCGTACTCGGTCAGCAAGTTGTTCGACCAGCTAGAGGACGACCGGTCCCGGCACGGCCCGGGAGTCGGCGACCGCCGGTCGGCCGCCTGGCCCCGGCTGATCGCCATCTTCCGCGCGGTGCACGGCGGCTCGCAGCACGACGCGATGCGCATCCCCCCGTACGGCGGACGCCTTTTCGACCCCGAGCGCTTCCCCTGGCTGGAGCACCTCCCCGTCTCGGACCTGGTGGTGCACGCCGTCCTCGAAGCGCTGCTGTTCCTAAAGAAGCGCGGCGAGCGGCTGTCGTACAAGGGCCTCGGCGTCGAGCAGATCGGTCACGTCTACGAGGGCCTGCTGGAGTTCTCCTGCACCATCACCGGTGAACCGTACGTGCGGCTCATCGGCAAGCAGGAGGCGAAGGTCCCGCTGTCGGCGCTGGAGGCCGCGGCCGAGGGCGAGGACTCCTTCAAGGACTGGCTGGCCCAGCGGAGCGGCGCGACGGCGTCCCAGCTCACCAGGGCGCTTGCCGCCGAGCCCGCACAGGCCGACGTCGGCAGGCTCGACGCGGCGTGCGACAACGACCACGATCTCGCGGCCCGAGCGGTGCGCTTCTGGGGCCTGTACGAGAAGGACCTGCGCGGCCGTCCGGCCGTGTACCCGGCCGGCTCGCTCATCATCAGCCGAGTCGGCGACCGGCGGGCGACCGGCACCCACTACACGCCGCGGGAACTCGCCGACGAGGTGGTCGAGCACACCCTCGCCCCGCTGTGCTTCTCTCCCGGCCCCGCGCAGGGCGCCGAGCCCACCGTCTGGCGCGCCAGGTCGGCGGACGAGCTGCTCGAACTGAAGGTGCTCGACCCCGCGATGGGCTCGGGCGCGTTCCTCGTGTCCGCATGCCGCTACCTGGCCGAGCGGGTCATGGACGCCTGGGGCCGCGACGGCCTCCCCGAGGACGTCCGGACGGCGGTCGGCCCCGGCTACGACCGCGAGGACCTCGTCCTGGAGGCCCGCCGCCGCGTCGCGGCCCGCTGCATCTACGGCGTGGACCGCGACGAGATGGCGGTGGAGCTGGCGAAGCTGTCGATGTGGCTGGTGACCCTCGCCAAGGACAAGCCCTTCTCGTTCCTGGACCACGCCCTGCGCACCGGCGACTCCCTGGTGGGCCTGACGTCGATCGACCAGCTCCTCGCCTTCCACCTGGACCCGCAGGAGGGGTACCGGGTCAACTCGCGACTGACCAACACCCTCACCGACACCACCCAGGTGATCGTTGAGCAGGTCGAGCGGCTGCGCCGGGAGATCGAGGCCGAACCCGTCCGCGACGCCGTCCACGGCGAGGAGCTTGCGAGGAAGCTGGCCCTGGCCGACAGTCTGGTGGACGACCTGCGCTTCGCCGCCGACGCCGTGGTGGCCGCCGCCCTCACCGCCGCTATCGACAAGAAGCAGAACCGCAGGCCCCACTGGGAGGACGCGGACGGCCGCGAAGAGGACTACTACGAACGGCGCCTCGCCCGCCTCGCCGAAGACGTCGAGACGTCACTCGCCGGCGTCGCCGCCGCACTGCGCTCCCTCGAAGGCGGAAACCTCGACCCGGCCGAATACGGCCTGCGGCTCGACGCCCTCCTGCACCAGTGGGCCGGAAGCGCGGACCTGATCGCTCTCCAGGAGCAATCCGAGCGAGCCTCCAAGGAGGTCCGCGACCTCATCACCCCGATGCTCCAGGGCTCCCGGAAGGAGCCCATCCGTCCTCTGCACTGGCCACTGGAATTTCCCGAGGTCATGGGGCGCGGTGGCTTCGACGCCGTCGTCGGCAACCCGCCCTTCATCGGCGGCCAGAAGCTGACCGGGAGCATCGGCGAGGACGTACGCGAGTACCTCGTCCAGTGGATCGCCCGGGAGCAGCGCGGCAGCGCCGACCTGTGCTCCTACTTCTTGCTGCGCGACCTGGACCTCGCGCCGCAGGGCCGGACCGGCATCATCGCCACCAACACAATCGCCCAAGGCGACACCAGAGAGGTCGGCCTCGACCAGGCCGCCGAATGGAACTGGGACATCTACCGCGCCGTCAAGTCCCAGCCCTGGCCCGGCACGGCGTCGCTGGAAGTCTCCCTGGTGTGGGAGGGCCACGCCTCCAAGGACGAGACCCGCGTACTGGACGGCAACAAGGTCCCGGCCATCACCACGTCCCTCGACCCCATCTCGAGGGTCACCGGCAAGCCTCACCGCCTCGCCGCCAACAAGGGCCAGGCGTTCATCGGTTCCTACGTGCTCGGCAAGGGGTTCGTCCTAACTCGAGAAGAGGCCGAATCCCTAATTGAGGAGAATCCCGAGAATCGACAAGTCATCTTTCCATATCTGACAGGGGAAGACCTAAACCAAAACCCACACTCACAAGCAAGCCGTTGGGTGATTGATTTCCGAGATTGGTCGATTGAACAAGCCTCAAGCTACCCCCAAGCCTTCCAAATACTAGAAGAAAAGGTAAAGCCAGAGCGCGATCAGGTCAGATACAGCTCCAGGGCCAGGACATACTGGTGGCAATATGAGCGCCGCCGCGCCGAACTATACGAAAGAGTATCGTCGACACAGGAGGTGATCGCGATAGCGCTCGTCAGCCGCCTGGTTATGCCAACACTCGTATCCTCTCGGCAAATCTTCTCGCATAAACTTTGTATATTTCCCACGAGCGACCATGGAAGACTGGCCCTGCTTTCGAGTGTTTTTCATAGTTCTTGGGCATGGCAATGGTCCTCAACTATGAAAGCGGACTTGAATTACTCTCCCTCCGACGCTTATGAGACCCTCCCTCAACCTTCCCTCACCGCAAGAATGGCCGACGCGGCCAGGTCCCTAATCTCATACAGAACAACAGTGATTAACACCAGAAACATCGGCCTCACCTCTCTATATAATGCTCTAAACTCCCCTTCAAACCAAGATCCAGATATAGCTCACATGAGAAGGCTTCATGCGCAGATAGATGAAGCGGTCCTAGATGCTTATGCGCTCGATGAAGAGCGAGACCCTAAAATTCGAAGCTCTGAGATGCAAACTGCGTCCGTGTCGCTGCCCTCATGGCGGGATATAGACCTTGCACATGGGTTCTACGAAACACGGCAGGGAGAACGGTTTACGATCAACCCGCAAGCGCAATTGGACGTGCTGGACAAACTTTTGGCGTTGAACTATCATCGCCATAAATACGAACGAGATAGCGGCCAGCGTGTCACGGTGAAGAGAACCGGGAAACGAGGATCCTCACCGAAAAACTCCAACCATACGCAGCCACCGATCGAAGATGGCCTATTCGCACCTCCCGACACACTATTCTGA
- a CDS encoding DUF397 domain-containing protein — protein sequence MTGGPGQELLQWRKSSRSGDTGGQCVEVAALSPSVAVRDSKNPDGPMLTFDAATWADFASVIKAGRHDLG from the coding sequence ATGACCGGCGGCCCAGGCCAGGAACTTCTCCAATGGCGTAAGAGTAGTCGCAGCGGCGATACCGGCGGTCAGTGCGTGGAGGTCGCGGCATTGAGTCCCTCCGTCGCCGTCCGTGACTCGAAGAATCCTGACGGACCCATGCTGACCTTCGATGCCGCCACCTGGGCAGATTTCGCCAGCGTCATCAAAGCGGGTCGGCACGACCTGGGCTGA
- a CDS encoding PadR family transcriptional regulator: protein MSETTYIILAVLLDGPLDGYRIVTRASERSGGDVQLAAGTLYDALDRMIRGGLIVVDRGEISQGRSRRLFRITDEGTEAVMREAVRMARAANIVLALRKTAPKKDAD from the coding sequence ATGAGCGAAACTACTTACATCATCCTGGCTGTACTCCTTGATGGCCCGCTCGACGGCTATAGGATTGTCACGCGCGCCTCCGAGCGTTCTGGCGGGGACGTACAGCTCGCCGCTGGCACACTCTACGACGCACTCGATCGGATGATCCGCGGTGGCCTCATCGTTGTAGACCGGGGGGAGATCAGCCAAGGACGTTCCCGTCGTCTTTTTCGAATAACCGACGAGGGCACCGAAGCCGTCATGCGGGAAGCTGTACGAATGGCCCGGGCAGCTAACATCGTCCTGGCTCTCAGGAAGACAGCCCCTAAAAAAGATGCGGATTGA
- a CDS encoding helix-turn-helix domain-containing protein: MSADTCDFTRDPLIRAYAALLRSYRESTSLSRAKLAEALGCSPGWIEKLETCEKPPSEATSDDLDTFFKLQTRTFHTLWAEIKKEGKQPASPPGFHEYVLRERRVSTLNIFAAMVLHGLFQTPAYAREVLATSRAPEEIEEQVAARMARQEIFQGQKLAQIVIVIDEGVLRRPTGGIAVMKEQILHLTTMASDPRIALQIVPLSKGAYAGTMGAFTMLGFDDAPEVVYVEGHTGEQFFHDPREVRAHTLRFNLIRAAALSADQSLELLHAIVEDL, from the coding sequence ATGTCCGCAGACACCTGCGACTTCACGCGGGACCCCTTGATCAGGGCCTACGCCGCGCTCTTACGCTCCTACCGGGAGTCGACGTCTCTGTCGCGAGCCAAGCTCGCCGAAGCCCTCGGCTGCTCGCCGGGATGGATCGAGAAGCTGGAGACCTGCGAGAAGCCCCCGTCCGAGGCGACGTCCGACGACCTCGACACCTTCTTCAAGCTCCAGACCCGTACCTTCCACACCCTCTGGGCCGAGATCAAGAAGGAGGGCAAGCAACCGGCCAGTCCGCCCGGCTTTCACGAGTACGTACTTCGAGAAAGGAGGGTGTCGACGCTGAACATCTTCGCGGCCATGGTTCTCCACGGTCTCTTCCAGACACCGGCGTACGCACGGGAAGTGCTAGCTACGAGTCGCGCTCCAGAAGAGATAGAAGAGCAGGTCGCAGCTCGAATGGCAAGACAGGAGATCTTCCAGGGGCAGAAGCTGGCCCAGATCGTGATCGTTATAGACGAAGGCGTCCTAAGGCGGCCTACGGGTGGCATCGCAGTGATGAAGGAGCAAATTCTTCACCTGACGACCATGGCTAGTGATCCACGGATCGCCCTGCAGATAGTTCCCTTGAGCAAGGGGGCATACGCAGGGACCATGGGAGCCTTCACCATGCTCGGATTCGACGATGCTCCCGAGGTCGTGTACGTAGAAGGTCATACGGGCGAGCAGTTCTTCCACGACCCTCGTGAGGTGCGTGCCCACACGCTACGCTTCAACTTGATCAGGGCTGCGGCGTTGTCCGCAGATCAATCCCTGGAGTTGCTGCACGCAATCGTGGAGGATCTATGA